A window from Setaria italica strain Yugu1 chromosome VIII, Setaria_italica_v2.0, whole genome shotgun sequence encodes these proteins:
- the LOC101753762 gene encoding cycloartenol-C-24-methyltransferase 1, whose product MAKSGTLDLARGMGGSVRKEDVKSTVDQYVKYHDLHGGEKELRKSNYADLANKYYDLATGFYEYGWGDSFHFAGGWQGETLRECTKRHQHFIALQLGLRKGMKVLDVGCGIGGPLIEIARFSSTLITGLNNNDYQISRGKELIFSAGLSEQCCFLKGDFMNMPIADNTFEAAYALQATPHAPDAQGVYSEIYRVLKPGKYFALDEWCLTDWFDPSNARHLAIKAEIELGDGLPDIRTTRQCVQAMNDAGFEVIFAKDLAEDFPCPWYRMMDPNKLSLTSFQCTRPGRIMTRAIVNILEFLHIAPAGSVEIYNFLQSASEGLLKGGREGIFTANFFVLGRKPLKETEIVNGSL is encoded by the exons GTATGTGAAGTACCACGACCTACATGGAGGTGAAAAGGAATTAAGGAAGTCAAATTATGCTGATTTG GCAAATAAGTACTATGATCTTGCCACTGGCTTCTACGAATATGGATGGGGCGACTCCTTCCATTTTGCTGGCGG TTGGCAGGGTGAGACTTTACGCGAATGCACTAAGCGTCACCAGCATTTTATTGCACTACAACTTGGGCTCAGGAAGGGAATGAAG GTCCTAGACGTGGGATGTGGAATTGGGGGACCTTTAATAGAAATTGCCCGGTTTAG CTCAACACTGATAACTGGACTGAACAACAACGACTACCAAATTTCAAGGGGCAAG GAGCTCATTTTTTCAGCAGGTTTAAGTGAGCAATGCTGCTTCTTGAAG GGGGACTTCATGAACATGCCAATCGCTGATAACACCTTTGAGGCGGCCTATGCATTACAGGCCACCCCTCATGCACCTGATGCA CAAGGCGTCTACAGTGAGATCTATCGAGTGCTGAAACCTGGGAAGTATTTTGCACTAGATGAATGGTGCTTGACCGACTGGTTTGATCCAAGCAATGCTAGACATTTGGCCATCAAGGCTGAGATTGAGCTTGGCGATGGCCTACCTGACATTCGTACCACTCGCCAATGTGTTCAGGCTATGAATGATGCAGGATTCGAG GTCATCTTCGCAAAGGATCTTGCTGAAGATTTTCCTTGCCCATGGTACCGGATGATGGATCCCAACAAATTGTCATTGACTAGCTTCCAATGCACACGTCCTGGACGCATCATGACTCGTGCAATT GTCAATATACTAGAGTTTCTCCATATTGCTCCAGCAGGCAGCGTGGAAATATACAACTTCCTTCAGAGTGCCTCTGAAGGCCTTCTAAAGGGCGGCCG GGAAGGGATCTTCACTGCAAATTTCTTTGTCTTGGGCCGCAAACCTCTCAAGGAGACTGAAATTGTGAATGGCAGCCTCTGA